GCGGGACGCGGCGGCGTTCATCGAGGTGCGCTGACCCCTCTACTCTCGTAGAGGCCCCTCCATACCCTTCCGTTCAAGGACCTCACTCGTGGCAGGACGTTTCGCTCCCCGGCCCCCGCGTGCCGCTGTGCGTGGCGGGATACCCCGGCAGGGGGTCGCGCCGGGCCGGGTACGGGTGTGGGTGCCGGAGGGGCCGCTGGAGCTGGGGCTGGTGCTCGGGCCGCTGCGGCGCGGGCCGGGCGATCCGACGTTCCGGACGACACCGGACGGGGCCGTGTGGCGAACCAGCCGCACACCCGCCGGGCCGGGCACGCTGCGGGTCACCGCGCGCGGTGACGAGGTGCGGGGCGAGAGCTGGGGGCCCGGGGCCGAGTGGCTGCTGGATCAGCTGCCGCGGATGCTGGGCGCCGAGGACGACCCGTCCGCGTTCGTGCCGAGGCACCGGCTGCTGGCGCTGACGCGGCATCGGCGGCCGGGGCTGCGGCTGACGCGGACCGGGCTGGTGCTGGAGTCGTTGATCCCCTCGGTCCTGGAGCAGAAGGTCACGACGCTGGAGGCGTACCAGGCGTGGCGGCTGCTGGTACGGAAGTTCGGGGAGCCGGCGCCGGGGCCCGCGCCCGGGCGGATGTGTGTCATGCCGTCGGCGCGGACCTGGGCGCTGATCCCGTCCTGGGAGTGGCACCTGGCCGGGGTGGACAACAAGCGGGCCTCGACGATCCTGCGGGCCGTGCGGGTCGCCGCGCGGCTGGAGGAGGCGGCCGGGATGGAGCCGGCGGCGGCGCAGGCGCGGCTGGAGGTCGTACCGGGGATCGGGCCGTGGACGTCGGCGGAGACCGTGCAGCGCAGTCATGGGGCGCCGGACGCGGTGACGGTGGGCGATCTGCATCTGCCGGGGATCGTGGGGTTCGCGCTGGGCGGGGACCGGTACGCGGACGACGCGGAGATGCTGCGGCTGCTGGAGCCGTATGCCGGGCAGCGGCATCGGGCGGCCCGGCTGGTGCTGCTGAGTGGGCGGGTGCCGGGGCGGCGGGCGCCGCGGATGGCTCCGCGGGGTATCGAGCGGATCTGACGAGGGCGGGTTCATGGGCGCCCGGCGTGGGTGCGGGCCGGGGGGTGGGTGCCGCGGACCGGCGATGGCCGGGTGCCGCTGCGCCCACCCGTGCCGCCCCAGCGGCACGACTGCCCGCAGCTGAGGGGGGAAGCAGCCAGATGCCGCCGCGGACATCACCCAGGGCTACGCGTCCGAGGAGAAGCGTAGAGATGCCGGTGGGATCTGGGCGTCGCACCAGATGCGGGCTCCGGAGCGGAGTTCGTTGTCGGCGCCGATGATCGCGCCGTCGCCGATGACCGTGTCGCTGAGGACCGAGCGGGTGCCGACGCGGGCTCGGGTGCCGATGAGGGAGTCGGTGATGACGGCGCCGGGCTCGATGACGGCGCCGGGCAGGATGGTGCTGCCGAAGACGCGCGCGCCCTCCGCCACGAAGGCGCCCTCGCCGATCACCGTCCCGCCGGCCAGCTTCGCGTCGGGCGCGACCTGGGCCGTGGGCAGGACCAGGCGGTCGCCGCAGCGCCCCGGTATCGCCGGGGACGGGGCGCGGCCGAGGACCAGGTCGGCCGAGCCGCGCACGAAGGCCGCCGGGGTGCCGAGGTCCAGCCAGTACGTGGAGTCGACCATGCCCTGGAGGTGCGCCCCGGTGGCCAGGAGTTCCGGGAAGGTCTCGCGTTCGACCGAGACGGGCCGCCCCGCCGGGATCGTGTCGATGACCGAGCGGCGGAAGACGTACGCCCCCGCGTTGATCTGGTCGGTGACGATCTCCTCCGGGGTCTGGGGCTTCTCCAGGAAGGCGAGCACCCGGCCCGTGTCGTCGGTGGGGACCAGCCCGTACGCCCTCGGGTCGGTGACCTTCGTCAGGTGCAGGGAGACGTCCGCGCCCGTCGTCTCGTGGGTGCGGACCAGCGCGCCGATGTCCAGACCCGTCAGGATGTCGCCGTTGAAGATCAGGACCGGCTCGTCCGGCCCCGAGTGCAGCCGGGACGCCACGTTGCGGATCGCGCCGCCGGTGCCGAGCGGCTCCTCCTCGGTGACGTACTCGAGGTGCAGCCCCAGCGCCGAGCCGTCGCCGAAGTACGGTTCGAAGACCTCGGCCAGGTAGCTCGTCGCGA
The Streptomyces sp. NBC_01723 genome window above contains:
- a CDS encoding DNA-3-methyladenine glycosylase family protein — translated: MAGRFAPRPPRAAVRGGIPRQGVAPGRVRVWVPEGPLELGLVLGPLRRGPGDPTFRTTPDGAVWRTSRTPAGPGTLRVTARGDEVRGESWGPGAEWLLDQLPRMLGAEDDPSAFVPRHRLLALTRHRRPGLRLTRTGLVLESLIPSVLEQKVTTLEAYQAWRLLVRKFGEPAPGPAPGRMCVMPSARTWALIPSWEWHLAGVDNKRASTILRAVRVAARLEEAAGMEPAAAQARLEVVPGIGPWTSAETVQRSHGAPDAVTVGDLHLPGIVGFALGGDRYADDAEMLRLLEPYAGQRHRAARLVLLSGRVPGRRAPRMAPRGIERI
- a CDS encoding nucleotidyltransferase family protein codes for the protein MTEAILLVGGKGTRLRPLTVNTPKPMVRAAGVPFLTHQLARAKAAGVDHIVLATSYLAEVFEPYFGDGSALGLHLEYVTEEEPLGTGGAIRNVASRLHSGPDEPVLIFNGDILTGLDIGALVRTHETTGADVSLHLTKVTDPRAYGLVPTDDTGRVLAFLEKPQTPEEIVTDQINAGAYVFRRSVIDTIPAGRPVSVERETFPELLATGAHLQGMVDSTYWLDLGTPAAFVRGSADLVLGRAPSPAIPGRCGDRLVLPTAQVAPDAKLAGGTVIGEGAFVAEGARVFGSTILPGAVIEPGAVITDSLIGTRARVGTRSVLSDTVIGDGAIIGADNELRSGARIWCDAQIPPASLRFSSDA